In Epilithonimonas zeae, a single window of DNA contains:
- a CDS encoding nucleotide pyrophosphohydrolase has product MEITTLQNQVDEWIKTIGVRYFNELTNMAMLTEEVGEVARIIARRYGEQSEKESDKSKDLGEELADVLFVTLCLANQTGTDLQAAFDKKMKVKTDRDKDRHQNNQKLK; this is encoded by the coding sequence ATGGAAATTACAACGCTACAGAATCAGGTTGATGAATGGATAAAAACCATCGGTGTCCGCTATTTCAATGAGTTGACGAATATGGCGATGCTGACAGAAGAAGTGGGCGAAGTCGCCAGAATCATTGCCCGAAGATACGGCGAACAATCTGAAAAAGAATCCGACAAGTCAAAAGATTTGGGCGAAGAATTGGCCGACGTTCTATTCGTAACTCTTTGTCTAGCCAACCAAACCGGAACAGATTTACAAGCCGCTTTCGATAAAAAAATGAAAGTGAAAACAGACAGGGACAAGGACAGACATCAAAATAACCAGAAATTAAAATAA
- a CDS encoding TetR/AcrR family transcriptional regulator: protein MIKELIINKKNKINKKELILSEAAMLFKEKGFGGTSMRDLAEKVGMEAASMYNHIKSKDEILELICFKIANQYISQLQEIENTNQTFQEKLNAIIGLHVQLIIEDSASVSVANNDWKYLSNDKKEQYKETRKSYEKSFANIIEQGMQNGEFKKMNVSVALFTMLSSLRWIELWYKPSREITPQELEDDLKTLLMTGLNK from the coding sequence ATGATAAAGGAATTAATAATTAATAAGAAAAACAAAATCAATAAGAAAGAATTAATTTTGTCCGAAGCCGCAATGCTTTTCAAAGAAAAAGGTTTCGGCGGAACCAGTATGCGCGACCTTGCTGAAAAAGTAGGAATGGAAGCGGCAAGTATGTACAATCACATCAAGTCCAAAGACGAAATTCTCGAATTGATTTGTTTCAAAATTGCCAATCAATATATTTCGCAACTTCAGGAAATCGAAAATACAAACCAGACTTTTCAGGAAAAACTGAATGCCATCATCGGACTTCACGTTCAATTGATTATCGAAGATTCGGCCTCAGTTTCTGTAGCGAATAACGATTGGAAATATTTGTCTAATGACAAGAAAGAACAGTACAAAGAGACCAGAAAATCCTATGAAAAAAGCTTTGCCAACATCATAGAACAAGGAATGCAAAACGGCGAATTCAAAAAAATGAATGTTTCCGTCGCACTTTTTACAATGTTATCTTCATTAAGGTGGATTGAACTTTGGTACAAACCAAGCCGCGAAATCACACCACAGGAACTGGAAGATGATTTGAAAACATTATTAATGACTGGCTTAAATAAGTAG
- a CDS encoding T9SS type A sorting domain-containing protein, translating to MKKTFVLTLILGIASLINAQIVNISDANFKAYLVANSEINTNGDSQIQVSEANAFAGTINIYDKGITNLTGIEAFVNITGLSCYSESGSTFPNQLTSLDISKNTKLKTLLCYGNLLTSLDVSKNIDLITIFCYDNQLTNLDVSKNTELLQLYCGNNPLKTLDISNNLKLIQLYCYQNQLTSLDISKNTALKYLNCQINQLTNLNINNITTLMYFFCYDNLLTSLDFSKNTNLRWLECYNNKLTNLILKNGNNENLIYMYSYNNPQLNCIEVDNIANASSNSGWQKDATASYNTNCILAVNDINKIEITIYPNPAKDILNFSQDVSNFRISDLSGKVVKQISSSEKSINVSKLAKGNYIISGKTKTGETINKKFIKE from the coding sequence ATGAAGAAAACATTTGTTCTAACTTTAATTCTGGGAATTGCAAGTCTTATCAATGCTCAGATTGTCAATATTTCTGATGCTAATTTTAAAGCGTACTTGGTAGCAAATTCTGAAATCAATACAAATGGAGATAGCCAAATACAAGTTTCGGAAGCTAATGCTTTCGCAGGCACGATTAATATTTATGATAAAGGCATTACCAACCTAACAGGAATAGAAGCATTTGTAAATATTACTGGTTTATCGTGTTATTCAGAATCAGGTAGTACGTTCCCAAACCAACTGACGAGTCTCGATATAAGTAAGAATACGAAATTAAAAACATTATTGTGCTACGGCAACCTACTAACAAGTCTTGATGTAAGTAAAAACATAGATTTGATAACAATTTTTTGTTATGACAACCAACTTACAAATTTGGATGTAAGTAAAAATACTGAATTGTTACAATTATATTGCGGTAATAACCCATTAAAGACTTTGGATATTAGTAATAATTTAAAATTGATACAATTATATTGCTATCAAAACCAACTAACAAGCTTAGATATAAGCAAAAATACAGCTTTAAAATATTTAAATTGCCAAATAAACCAATTGACAAATTTAAATATTAATAATATTACCACATTAATGTATTTTTTTTGTTATGATAACCTATTGACAAGTTTGGATTTCAGTAAAAATACCAACTTACGTTGGCTTGAATGTTATAATAATAAATTGACAAATCTTATTCTGAAAAATGGGAATAATGAAAATCTGATATATATGTATAGTTATAATAACCCACAACTTAACTGTATAGAAGTTGATAATATTGCAAATGCCAGTTCTAATAGCGGTTGGCAAAAAGATGCAACAGCAAGTTATAACACAAACTGCATCTTAGCTGTAAACGATATTAATAAAATAGAAATTACAATCTACCCTAATCCCGCAAAAGACATTCTCAATTTTTCACAAGATGTTTCAAATTTTAGAATTTCAGACCTTTCGGGAAAAGTTGTAAAACAAATTTCAAGTTCTGAAAAATCGATTAATGTATCAAAACTTGCAAAGGGCAATTACATTATATCTGGTAAAACAAAAACTGGGGAAACAATCAATAAGAAATTTATAAAAGAATAA
- a CDS encoding SDR family oxidoreductase, producing the protein MSKTIIITGASSGIGFALAEYFGKKGNKVYGLSRKSVSSDYFVSIPTDITEKDQIDNAISEILKTETRIDVLINNAGMGMVGAVEDSSKEDITKLFNLNLIGSVQMMTAVLPKMREQKSGKIVNVSSIGSEMGLPFRGFYSASKSALDKVTEAIRYEVYPWNIHVCSLHLGDIKTNIAENRVKTKVSEPYRNVFEKVYALMNSHVGDGTEPFDVAVYVDQLLGKSKWKAHYYFGKFGQKIGIPLKWILPQSTYENLMKKYNKMD; encoded by the coding sequence ATGTCAAAAACAATCATCATCACAGGCGCATCATCCGGAATTGGATTTGCACTTGCAGAATATTTCGGGAAGAAAGGGAACAAAGTTTATGGACTTAGCAGGAAATCTGTGAGTTCAGATTATTTCGTTTCGATTCCAACCGATATTACCGAAAAAGACCAAATCGACAATGCTATTTCTGAAATCCTGAAAACAGAAACCAGAATCGATGTGCTTATCAACAATGCCGGAATGGGAATGGTTGGTGCAGTTGAGGATTCAAGCAAAGAAGATATTACGAAGTTATTCAATCTCAATTTGATTGGCTCTGTACAAATGATGACGGCTGTTCTTCCGAAAATGAGAGAACAGAAATCCGGAAAAATCGTCAACGTTTCCAGCATCGGTTCCGAAATGGGATTGCCTTTCCGTGGATTTTATTCTGCCTCCAAATCTGCTTTGGACAAAGTGACGGAAGCAATACGATACGAAGTTTACCCTTGGAATATCCACGTTTGCTCACTCCATTTGGGTGATATAAAAACGAATATTGCGGAAAATCGTGTAAAAACTAAAGTGTCTGAGCCTTACAGAAATGTCTTCGAGAAAGTCTATGCTTTGATGAATTCCCACGTTGGCGACGGAACCGAACCTTTTGATGTTGCAGTTTATGTTGATCAGCTTTTAGGAAAATCAAAATGGAAAGCGCATTATTATTTTGGCAAATTCGGACAAAAAATTGGTATTCCGTTGAAATGGATTTTACCTCAGAGTACTTATGAAAATCTGATGAAGAAATATAATAAAATGGATTGA
- a CDS encoding BamA/TamA family outer membrane protein, with the protein MQNDILNAVKWNDESPTKDSSLRYALFRFTVLISFFFFTFSTAQKKEYWLIDKETNAKKIVSDSAKAVKFLDSLTENSYFFTELKDVKKIENRTEIYYDKGPNFNKANVKFSDSLVNDLKFQKNEIYTKNLDSLKKNINQKYRDKGFAFNRVKTKFQKMENGIPLVKISVVTASQRKIDGIVFKGYTRLPKQFVKNLNKQYLGKNYDDKNLISMNQSLQNHQFVSLEKPPQTLFTKDSTQVFLFTQKRKTNTFDGMIGFGNDKTEKFTVNGTLNVQMKNMFNSFESIGVYWQRNPDKGQTFDMQTDIPYTFGSNVGLNINVNIFRQDSTFANVKFLPAVYYHLSPKQKLGLKGTFESSAILDSLYTSGRDYSKKGIGLYYQFQEGSDIPLFINKSNIRVEADFLKTTYDDTQEKFDQIRYFLFAEHNFNLSGNHFLNIKGESALLSSKNELSTNELFRFGGWNSLRGFNEQSLVSDFYAFAGAEYRYLVNDQAFFDLFAQYGQMSNKALGITPKLYSVGLGFNFFLPVGLMSFQISNGNEFGNPFKFNEIKIHWGILSRF; encoded by the coding sequence ATGCAAAATGATATTCTGAATGCAGTAAAATGGAATGACGAATCTCCAACAAAAGATTCTTCGCTTCGTTACGCTTTGTTCAGATTTACAGTTTTGATTTCATTCTTCTTTTTTACATTTTCAACAGCGCAGAAAAAAGAATATTGGCTTATCGACAAAGAAACCAACGCAAAAAAAATCGTTTCCGATTCGGCGAAAGCTGTTAAGTTTCTGGATTCATTAACCGAGAATTCTTACTTTTTCACAGAACTGAAAGACGTCAAAAAAATTGAAAACAGAACTGAAATCTATTATGACAAAGGTCCAAATTTCAACAAAGCCAATGTCAAATTTTCAGATTCTTTAGTTAATGATTTGAAGTTTCAAAAGAATGAGATTTACACAAAAAATTTAGATTCGCTTAAGAAGAATATCAATCAAAAATATCGGGACAAAGGTTTCGCTTTCAATCGTGTCAAAACCAAATTCCAGAAAATGGAAAACGGAATTCCCTTAGTAAAAATCTCCGTTGTCACCGCTTCTCAGAGGAAAATTGACGGCATCGTTTTCAAAGGTTACACGCGTTTACCGAAACAATTCGTTAAGAATCTCAACAAACAATATCTTGGAAAAAACTATGATGACAAGAATTTGATTTCTATGAATCAGTCTTTGCAAAATCATCAATTTGTTTCGTTGGAAAAACCACCGCAGACATTATTTACCAAAGATTCTACACAGGTTTTTCTCTTTACCCAGAAACGAAAAACGAACACTTTTGACGGAATGATTGGCTTCGGAAATGATAAAACCGAAAAATTCACAGTCAATGGAACTTTGAACGTTCAGATGAAAAATATGTTCAACAGTTTCGAAAGCATCGGTGTCTATTGGCAAAGAAATCCCGACAAAGGTCAGACTTTTGATATGCAAACCGATATCCCCTACACTTTTGGGAGCAATGTTGGTCTTAATATCAATGTCAATATTTTCCGTCAGGATTCCACTTTTGCGAATGTTAAATTTTTGCCCGCGGTTTATTATCATCTTTCGCCGAAGCAAAAACTCGGTTTGAAAGGAACTTTTGAATCATCTGCGATTCTTGATTCGCTTTATACGAGCGGTCGAGATTACAGCAAAAAAGGGATTGGACTTTATTATCAATTTCAGGAAGGGAGCGATATTCCGCTGTTCATCAACAAAAGTAATATCCGTGTTGAAGCCGATTTTCTGAAGACAACTTACGACGATACGCAGGAAAAATTTGACCAAATCCGATACTTTTTATTTGCAGAGCACAACTTCAATTTGTCAGGAAATCACTTTCTCAACATCAAAGGAGAATCCGCTTTGCTCAGTTCAAAAAACGAATTATCTACAAACGAACTTTTTCGGTTTGGAGGCTGGAACTCGCTTCGGGGTTTCAACGAACAGAGTCTCGTTAGCGATTTTTACGCTTTTGCCGGTGCGGAATATCGTTATCTCGTAAATGACCAAGCCTTTTTCGATTTGTTTGCGCAATATGGGCAAATGTCCAACAAAGCTCTGGGAATCACGCCAAAACTCTACAGTGTAGGCCTGGGGTTCAACTTTTTTCTTCCTGTTGGTTTAATGAGTTTTCAAATTTCCAACGGAAACGAATTCGGTAATCCTTTCAAATTCAACGAAATAAAGATCCATTGGGGAATCCTCAGCAGGTTTTAA
- a CDS encoding alpha-ketoacid dehydrogenase subunit alpha/beta, with protein sequence MEMTKRHFLNKEISLADLLKSAYRLMFTAKTMTDLFEQEKKITSKYVHATSRGHEAIQLALGMQLLPQDFVSPYYRDDSILLGIGITPYELMLQLLSKRDDPFSGGRTYYAHPSLRREDFPKIIHQSSGTGMQAIPTTGIAMGIKYKEETGIAENLEENPIAVCSLGDASCTEGEVSEAFQMAALKQLPILYLVQDNEWDISANAKEIRAQDITEYMRGFNGIETRTIDGTDFIKSYETVKECIKIIREERRPMLIHAKVPLLNHHTSGVRKEWYRDDLEECAKNDPLIKLRNQLSEFSIEDSEVETIEKEVVELVRTDFENAILAEDPKPEDTYKHDFAPTPITEEKGERAPSGKIPTVMVDCALFAIRELMTKHPEALLYGQDVGLRLGGVFREAITLAAQFGEKRVFNTPIQEAFIVGSTVGMSAVGLKPIVEVQFADYIWPGLNQLFTEVSRSYYLSNGKWPVSMILRVPIGAYGSGGPYHSSSVESVLTNIKGIKIAYPSTGADLKGLMKAAFYDPNPVVMLEHKGLYWSKIEGTEAAKTIEPDEDYIIPFGKAREVLLCNNQKDIPTLTIITYGMGVYWASNAAKEFNNQIEIIDLRTLAPLDENRVFESVKKHNRCIVLTEEPVNNSFAQSLAARINDNCFRHLDAPVKVVGAKDLPAIPINSELEKEMLPNTQKLIKEIEQLLKY encoded by the coding sequence ATGGAAATGACCAAAAGACATTTTTTAAACAAAGAAATTTCTCTGGCTGATTTACTCAAATCAGCTTATCGTCTGATGTTTACGGCAAAAACGATGACCGATTTGTTTGAGCAGGAAAAAAAAATCACTTCGAAGTACGTTCACGCCACTTCCCGCGGACACGAAGCGATTCAGCTGGCTTTGGGAATGCAGTTGTTACCTCAGGATTTCGTGAGTCCTTATTATAGAGACGATTCTATTTTGTTAGGAATAGGAATCACGCCTTACGAATTGATGCTTCAGCTTTTATCAAAACGTGACGACCCATTTTCTGGCGGAAGAACTTACTACGCCCATCCAAGTTTAAGACGAGAAGATTTTCCGAAAATCATCCACCAAAGTTCCGGAACAGGAATGCAAGCCATCCCAACCACCGGAATTGCAATGGGAATAAAGTACAAAGAAGAAACCGGAATTGCTGAAAACCTTGAAGAAAATCCAATTGCAGTTTGTTCCCTCGGTGATGCAAGTTGCACAGAAGGCGAAGTTTCTGAAGCTTTTCAAATGGCAGCATTGAAACAATTACCAATTCTTTATCTGGTTCAGGATAACGAATGGGACATTTCTGCAAATGCAAAAGAAATCCGAGCGCAAGATATCACAGAATATATGCGCGGTTTCAACGGCATCGAAACCAGAACGATTGACGGAACAGATTTTATCAAATCCTACGAAACCGTCAAAGAGTGCATCAAAATAATTCGTGAAGAACGCCGACCAATGCTGATTCACGCCAAAGTTCCATTGTTAAATCATCACACTTCCGGCGTCAGAAAAGAATGGTACCGCGATGATTTGGAAGAATGTGCGAAGAATGACCCATTAATCAAATTAAGAAATCAACTTTCAGAATTCAGCATAGAAGATTCTGAAGTCGAAACCATAGAAAAAGAAGTTGTAGAACTCGTAAGAACCGATTTCGAGAATGCAATTCTGGCAGAAGACCCAAAACCTGAAGACACTTACAAACACGATTTTGCACCAACGCCAATCACCGAAGAAAAAGGAGAACGTGCCCCAAGTGGAAAAATCCCAACCGTAATGGTAGATTGCGCACTTTTCGCCATCAGAGAATTGATGACCAAACATCCGGAAGCCTTATTATATGGGCAAGATGTTGGATTGAGATTAGGCGGCGTTTTTCGTGAAGCGATTACGTTGGCAGCACAATTTGGAGAGAAACGGGTTTTCAATACACCAATTCAGGAAGCGTTTATCGTTGGTTCAACGGTTGGAATGAGCGCAGTTGGACTGAAACCAATTGTTGAAGTTCAATTCGCCGATTACATTTGGCCCGGCCTAAATCAATTGTTCACGGAAGTTTCCAGAAGTTATTATTTGTCTAATGGAAAATGGCCGGTGTCAATGATTCTCCGCGTTCCGATTGGCGCTTACGGAAGTGGCGGACCTTATCACTCAAGTTCGGTTGAAAGTGTTTTGACGAATATCAAAGGAATTAAAATCGCTTATCCATCAACCGGTGCAGATTTGAAAGGTTTAATGAAAGCCGCTTTCTATGACCCAAATCCTGTCGTAATGTTGGAACATAAAGGATTGTATTGGTCAAAAATCGAGGGAACAGAAGCTGCAAAAACTATTGAGCCGGACGAAGATTACATCATTCCGTTTGGAAAAGCAAGAGAAGTTTTACTTTGTAATAATCAAAAAGATATACCAACGTTGACCATCATCACTTACGGAATGGGCGTTTATTGGGCTTCGAATGCAGCAAAAGAATTTAACAATCAAATCGAAATCATTGATTTAAGAACGCTCGCACCTTTAGATGAAAACCGCGTTTTCGAAAGTGTTAAAAAACACAACCGTTGCATCGTTTTGACAGAAGAGCCTGTGAATAATAGTTTTGCTCAAAGTCTGGCAGCGAGAATCAACGACAATTGTTTCAGACATCTGGACGCTCCAGTAAAAGTGGTTGGCGCAAAAGATTTGCCTGCAATTCCTATCAATTCCGAATTGGAAAAGGAGATGTTGCCAAACACACAGAAATTAATTAAAGAAATAGAACAATTGTTGAAGTACTAA
- the paaA gene encoding 1,2-phenylacetyl-CoA epoxidase subunit PaaA: METTEINLEEHFQNKINSEIRIEPKDWMPDAYRKTLIRQISQHAHSEIVGMLPEANWITRAPTLNRKKILLAKVQDEAGHGLYLYCAAETLGVTRDETINDLHSGKAKYSSIFNYPTLTWADMGAIGWLVDGAAILNQVPLCRASYGPYARAMVRICKEESFHQRQGYELMMKLAQGSPEQKAMAQDAFNRWWWPTLMMFGPKDAESGNTELSMKWRIKRFTNDELRQRFVDVSIPQAEYLGLTIPDPDLKFNEETGHYEFGEIDWDEFWKVVKGNGACNKERVETRKKAFDDGAWVREAATAYHEKRKSREEQNRKTV; the protein is encoded by the coding sequence ATGGAAACAACAGAAATCAATTTAGAAGAACATTTTCAGAATAAGATAAACAGCGAAATCCGCATCGAACCAAAAGACTGGATGCCGGACGCGTACAGAAAAACCCTGATTCGTCAAATTTCTCAGCACGCCCATTCCGAGATTGTAGGAATGTTGCCAGAAGCCAACTGGATTACGCGCGCGCCAACTTTGAACCGAAAGAAAATCCTTCTGGCAAAAGTTCAGGATGAGGCTGGTCACGGACTTTATCTCTATTGCGCCGCCGAAACTTTGGGCGTAACAAGAGACGAAACCATCAATGATTTGCATTCCGGAAAAGCAAAATATTCCAGTATTTTCAATTATCCAACGTTGACCTGGGCAGATATGGGCGCAATCGGCTGGCTGGTAGACGGCGCTGCAATTCTGAATCAAGTGCCGCTTTGCCGCGCTTCGTACGGACCTTACGCCAGAGCGATGGTTCGGATTTGCAAGGAAGAAAGTTTCCACCAGAGACAAGGTTACGAACTGATGATGAAACTCGCACAAGGTTCGCCGGAGCAGAAAGCAATGGCTCAGGATGCATTCAACCGTTGGTGGTGGCCGACGTTGATGATGTTTGGTCCCAAAGATGCAGAATCCGGAAACACAGAACTCTCGATGAAATGGCGAATCAAACGCTTCACCAATGACGAGCTGAGACAGCGTTTCGTAGACGTTTCCATTCCTCAGGCAGAATATCTGGGCTTGACAATCCCCGACCCGGACTTGAAATTCAATGAAGAAACCGGACATTACGAATTCGGAGAAATCGATTGGGATGAGTTCTGGAAAGTCGTCAAAGGAAACGGCGCGTGCAACAAAGAACGCGTCGAAACCCGCAAAAAAGCCTTCGATGACGGCGCCTGGGTAAGAGAAGCCGCAACCGCTTACCACGAGAAAAGAAAATCAAGAGAAGAACAAAACAGAAAAACGGTTTAA
- the paaE gene encoding 1,2-phenylacetyl-CoA epoxidase subunit PaaE translates to MSVNFHQLKVKKVKKETQDCVSVSFDVPAELAEQFKFTQGQYLTFRQINGNEELRRSYSICASPHENELKVAVKKVPEGLFSSFMNDNLKEGDVLEVMPPMGKFYTELNPENKKTYVAFAAGSGITPIISIIKSVLKNEPQSQFILIYGNKNKATIIFKEEIEALKNRFMERLSIYHILSREVADADLLSGRINSEKSKSFLNHIIPAEKIDEVFLCGPEEMILGVRDTLVSSGVDAKKIHFELFFSAASAEKKKEHESAINKSDDVFSKVTVKLDATALKLDLAYHGPTILDAALQNGADLPYACKGGVCATCKCKLEKGEVVMDINYSLEPDEIAAGFILSCQAHPRSEEVVVNFDIK, encoded by the coding sequence ATGTCAGTAAATTTTCATCAATTAAAAGTCAAAAAAGTCAAGAAAGAAACGCAGGATTGTGTTTCCGTGAGTTTTGATGTGCCTGCAGAATTGGCAGAACAATTCAAATTCACGCAAGGCCAATACCTGACTTTCCGACAAATCAATGGCAACGAGGAACTTCGCCGCTCATATTCAATCTGTGCAAGTCCACACGAAAACGAATTGAAAGTCGCTGTGAAAAAAGTGCCCGAAGGTCTGTTCTCTTCTTTTATGAACGACAACCTGAAAGAAGGCGACGTCTTGGAAGTAATGCCTCCAATGGGAAAATTCTACACAGAACTGAATCCCGAAAACAAGAAAACTTACGTTGCTTTTGCAGCAGGAAGTGGCATCACACCAATTATTTCCATTATCAAATCAGTTTTGAAAAACGAGCCTCAAAGCCAGTTCATTCTGATTTACGGGAACAAAAACAAAGCAACCATCATTTTCAAAGAAGAAATCGAAGCTTTGAAAAACCGATTTATGGAACGCCTCAGCATTTATCACATTCTCAGCCGCGAGGTTGCAGATGCCGATTTGTTGAGTGGCAGAATCAATTCTGAGAAATCAAAATCATTCCTTAATCATATCATTCCGGCAGAAAAAATCGATGAGGTTTTCCTTTGCGGACCAGAGGAAATGATTCTCGGCGTGAGAGACACTTTGGTCAGTTCCGGCGTGGATGCCAAGAAAATTCACTTCGAATTATTCTTCAGTGCAGCCTCAGCCGAAAAGAAAAAAGAACACGAATCCGCAATCAATAAATCGGATGATGTATTTAGTAAAGTCACGGTCAAGTTGGATGCAACCGCTCTGAAATTAGACTTAGCTTACCACGGCCCAACCATTCTGGACGCTGCTTTGCAAAACGGAGCCGACTTGCCGTACGCCTGCAAAGGCGGTGTTTGCGCCACTTGCAAATGCAAACTGGAAAAAGGCGAAGTCGTGATGGACATCAATTATTCCCTCGAACCGGACGAGATTGCCGCAGGATTTATCTTATCTTGTCAGGCGCATCCAAGGTCGGAGGAAGTGGTTGTGAATTTTGATATTAAATAA
- a CDS encoding 3-phosphoshikimate 1-carboxyvinyltransferase — protein MILKKSELIDNQKIQITGSKSISNRLLILGKLFGNIDMLNLSNSQDTTLLKKALESDSETIDIHHAGTAMRFLTSYYSIFEGRKTILTGSDRMKNRPIKPLVDALQSLGADITYLEKEGFPPLQIIGKKLQKNSVKISANVSSQFLTSLILIGGKLQNGLTLELEGEITSRPYLEMTLKILNEIGIKSHFAENKIEIVAHSDNFRTEHYEVESDWSSASYFYSLSAIGRKSITLKSYHTLSLQGDSVIKEIYWKYFGINTVSDYAENSISLLPEPAFEYPELISLDMNDCPDIAQTLCVTATALKIPFIITGLHTLKVKETDRLVALQNELLKIGGKTHITVEKIESCEFIEPEDNISIATYNDHRMAMAFAPFALVKELNIENEDVVEKSYPEFWEDFAEVSKPI, from the coding sequence ATGATATTAAAAAAATCTGAATTAATCGATAATCAAAAAATCCAAATTACCGGTTCGAAAAGTATTTCGAACCGTCTTTTGATTTTAGGGAAATTGTTTGGGAATATTGACATGCTTAATCTTTCCAATTCTCAGGACACCACTTTGTTGAAAAAAGCTTTGGAATCTGATTCCGAAACCATTGATATTCACCACGCTGGAACGGCGATGCGATTTTTGACTTCTTATTATTCCATTTTTGAAGGCAGGAAAACCATTTTGACAGGTTCTGACAGAATGAAAAACAGACCAATCAAACCTTTGGTAGATGCACTTCAATCTCTTGGGGCTGACATCACTTATCTTGAAAAAGAAGGATTTCCGCCGTTGCAAATCATCGGAAAGAAATTGCAGAAAAATTCGGTTAAAATTTCGGCCAATGTTTCCAGCCAATTTTTAACTTCTTTGATTTTAATTGGAGGAAAATTACAAAACGGTTTGACCTTGGAATTGGAAGGCGAAATCACATCCCGACCTTATCTCGAAATGACTTTGAAAATCCTGAACGAAATTGGAATCAAATCTCATTTTGCAGAAAATAAAATAGAAATTGTTGCACATTCTGATAATTTCAGAACCGAACATTACGAGGTGGAAAGCGATTGGTCTTCTGCTTCTTATTTCTATTCATTGTCGGCGATTGGTAGAAAATCGATTACTCTGAAAAGCTATCATACACTTTCTCTACAAGGCGACAGCGTGATTAAAGAAATCTACTGGAAATATTTTGGAATCAACACCGTTTCTGATTATGCAGAAAACTCGATTTCATTATTACCTGAACCCGCTTTTGAATATCCTGAATTGATTTCTCTGGATATGAATGATTGTCCTGACATTGCGCAAACCCTTTGTGTAACAGCAACGGCATTGAAAATTCCATTCATTATAACTGGACTTCATACTTTAAAAGTTAAAGAAACCGACCGACTGGTGGCGCTTCAAAATGAATTATTGAAAATCGGTGGAAAAACACATATCACAGTGGAAAAAATCGAATCTTGTGAATTTATTGAGCCAGAAGATAACATTTCTATTGCGACTTACAACGACCACAGAATGGCAATGGCTTTTGCACCTTTTGCGTTGGTTAAAGAACTGAATATCGAGAACGAAGACGTTGTAGAAAAATCTTATCCTGAGTTTTGGGAAGATTTTGCTGAAGTTTCAAAACCAATCTAA